The following are from one region of the Dreissena polymorpha isolate Duluth1 chromosome 2, UMN_Dpol_1.0, whole genome shotgun sequence genome:
- the LOC127869334 gene encoding uncharacterized protein LOC127869334 isoform X1 produces the protein MDDSGTSSCCDTGISSTSDTGCSSTCDAGFSSTCDSGFSHNCDSGTTSGFSDTAFSYANFTENNYAHANFQDSFMHATNGIFPANNGYMDTYSISSGLPPPFLVSHHAVRCPGDSSVYIGRPMVILTPSQQHNMMQRELIKCIGGVVFVLVLAGVITAIIMAVKYA, from the exons ATGGATG attCGGGGACAAGTAGCTGCTGTGACACTGGAATAAGCAGCACTAGCGATACAGGTTGTAGCAGCACATGCGATGCGGGCTTTAGCAGTACATGCGACTCAGGGTTTAGCCACAACTGTGACAGCGGAACAACGAGTGGTTTTAGCGACACCGCATTCAGCTATGCCAATTTCACCGAGAATAATTATGCACACGCGAACTTTCAGGATTCTTTTATGCACGCGACGAACGGTATATTTCCCGCCAATAACGGATACATGGACACTTACTCCATTTCCTCGGGCCTTCCCCCTCCGTTCTTAGTCTCACATCACGCGGTGCGCTGTCCTGGAGACTCGAGCGTGTACATCGGTCGCCCCATGGTGATACTGACACCATCACAACAACACAATATg ATGCAAAGGGAACTAATAAAATGCATCGGGGGTGTTGTGTTTGTGCTGGTCCTTGCAGGGGTTATCACAGCAATTATCATGGCGGTGAAATATGCTTAA
- the LOC127869334 gene encoding uncharacterized protein LOC127869334 isoform X2 codes for MDDSGTSSCCDTGISSTSDTGCSSTCDAGFSSTCDSGFSHNCDSGTTSGFSDTAFSYANFTENNYAHANFQDSFMHATNGIFPANNGYMDTYSISSGLPPPFLVSHHAVRCPGDSSVYIGRPMVILTPSQQHNMMQKHN; via the exons ATGGATG attCGGGGACAAGTAGCTGCTGTGACACTGGAATAAGCAGCACTAGCGATACAGGTTGTAGCAGCACATGCGATGCGGGCTTTAGCAGTACATGCGACTCAGGGTTTAGCCACAACTGTGACAGCGGAACAACGAGTGGTTTTAGCGACACCGCATTCAGCTATGCCAATTTCACCGAGAATAATTATGCACACGCGAACTTTCAGGATTCTTTTATGCACGCGACGAACGGTATATTTCCCGCCAATAACGGATACATGGACACTTACTCCATTTCCTCGGGCCTTCCCCCTCCGTTCTTAGTCTCACATCACGCGGTGCGCTGTCCTGGAGACTCGAGCGTGTACATCGGTCGCCCCATGGTGATACTGACACCATCACAACAACACAATATg